A section of the Heptranchias perlo isolate sHepPer1 chromosome 44, sHepPer1.hap1, whole genome shotgun sequence genome encodes:
- the anp32e gene encoding acidic leucine-rich nuclear phosphoprotein 32 family member E isoform X1 → MEMKKRINLELRNRSPAEVAELVIDNCRSNEGEIDGFDDGFKELEYLSMINVGLKSLAKLPNLHKLLKLELSDNSISGGLELLTEKCPNLVYLNLSSNKIKDYSTVEPLKNLTHLKSLDLYNCDISNPNDYRENIFKLLPHITYLDGFDRDDQEAPESDDEEGEDEEDGAGAAGEYYDDEDDDEEDEDEEEEDEQEEVEEVGLSYLLKEEIQDEEDDDDYVHEAEEEEADDQEGAAPQGQKRKREAEDEGEDDE, encoded by the exons ATGGAGATGAAGAAAAGGATCAACCTGGAGCTGAGGAACAGGAGCCCGGCGGAG GTCGCAGAGCTAGTAATCGACAATTGTCGCAGCAACGAAGGGGAGATCGATGGCTTTGATGATGGTTTTAAGGAGCTGGAGTATCTCAGTATGATCAACGTGGGACTAAAGTCTCTTGCCAAACTCCCAAACCTGCATAAACTCTTAAAG CTGGAGCTCAGTGATAACTCCATCTCGGGAGGACTGGAGTTACTAACGGAGAAGTGCCCCAACCTTGTGTACCTCAACCTCAGCAGCAATAAAATCAAAGACTACAGCACAGTTGAACCTCTG AAAAACCTGACGCATTTGAAGAGCTtggacctatataactgtgatatctCCAATCCTAATGACTACAGAGAGAACATATTCAAGCTCCTCCCTCACATCACTTACTTGGATGGCTTTGACCGAGATGACCAGGAGGCCCCAGAGTCTGATGATG AGGAAGGTGAGGATGAAGAAGATGGAGCTGGTGCTGCAGGAGAATATTATGacgatgaggatgatgatgaagaggatgaggatgaagaggaggaggatgaacaagaggaggtggaggaggttggGTTGTCCTACCTCCTAAAAGAAGAAATTCAG gatgaagaggatgatgatgatTATGTTCATgaagcagaggaggaagaggcagatgaTCAAG aAGGTGCTGCCCCTCAAGGACAAAAGCGAAAACGAGAGGCGGAAGATGAGGGAGAGGATGATGAGTAG
- the anp32e gene encoding acidic leucine-rich nuclear phosphoprotein 32 family member E isoform X2, with product MEMKKRINLELRNRSPAEVAELVIDNCRSNEGEIDGFDDGFKELEYLSMINVGLKSLAKLPNLHKLLKLELSDNSISGGLELLTEKCPNLVYLNLSSNKIKDYSTVEPLKNLTHLKSLDLYNCDISNPNDYRENIFKLLPHITYLDGFDRDDQEAPESDDEEGEDEEDGAGAAGEYYDDEDDDEEDEDEEEEDEQEEVEEVGLSYLLKEEIQDEEDDDDYVHEAEEEEADDQGAAPQGQKRKREAEDEGEDDE from the exons ATGGAGATGAAGAAAAGGATCAACCTGGAGCTGAGGAACAGGAGCCCGGCGGAG GTCGCAGAGCTAGTAATCGACAATTGTCGCAGCAACGAAGGGGAGATCGATGGCTTTGATGATGGTTTTAAGGAGCTGGAGTATCTCAGTATGATCAACGTGGGACTAAAGTCTCTTGCCAAACTCCCAAACCTGCATAAACTCTTAAAG CTGGAGCTCAGTGATAACTCCATCTCGGGAGGACTGGAGTTACTAACGGAGAAGTGCCCCAACCTTGTGTACCTCAACCTCAGCAGCAATAAAATCAAAGACTACAGCACAGTTGAACCTCTG AAAAACCTGACGCATTTGAAGAGCTtggacctatataactgtgatatctCCAATCCTAATGACTACAGAGAGAACATATTCAAGCTCCTCCCTCACATCACTTACTTGGATGGCTTTGACCGAGATGACCAGGAGGCCCCAGAGTCTGATGATG AGGAAGGTGAGGATGAAGAAGATGGAGCTGGTGCTGCAGGAGAATATTATGacgatgaggatgatgatgaagaggatgaggatgaagaggaggaggatgaacaagaggaggtggaggaggttggGTTGTCCTACCTCCTAAAAGAAGAAATTCAG gatgaagaggatgatgatgatTATGTTCATgaagcagaggaggaagaggcagatgaTCAAG GTGCTGCCCCTCAAGGACAAAAGCGAAAACGAGAGGCGGAAGATGAGGGAGAGGATGATGAGTAG